One Methanobacterium sp. DNA window includes the following coding sequences:
- a CDS encoding HEAT repeat domain-containing protein produces MGFFDSLSKPDLEKMERERNVKGIIKALKHKDKNIRIEAERALGNIKDNAAVKPLIVALNDKNSDIRCNAASALGKIPDERSIKPLIQSLMDEKWYVRSHAATALGGLNDERAVVPLIMALKDKKIRNEAALALGKIGDKKAVQPLIELLQDDDFIFRSHVEEALGIIGDEDAVEPLIEALKNDDVSVRKHAAGALGKIGSRKAIEPLKEALKDKRWYVRLQIDEALKEIESRGKK; encoded by the coding sequence ATGGGATTTTTTGATAGTCTTTCCAAACCGGATTTAGAAAAAATGGAAAGAGAAAGAAATGTAAAAGGAATTATCAAAGCTTTAAAACACAAAGACAAAAACATAAGGATAGAAGCTGAAAGAGCTTTAGGTAATATAAAAGATAATGCTGCAGTTAAGCCACTTATCGTTGCATTGAATGATAAAAATAGTGATATTCGTTGTAATGCCGCGTCAGCTCTTGGTAAAATTCCCGACGAGAGGTCTATAAAACCTTTAATACAATCTTTAATGGATGAAAAATGGTATGTAAGATCTCATGCTGCAACTGCTCTTGGAGGATTAAATGATGAAAGAGCAGTAGTGCCATTGATTATGGCATTAAAGGATAAAAAAATTCGAAACGAAGCCGCATTAGCACTTGGAAAGATTGGAGATAAAAAAGCAGTTCAACCATTGATAGAATTGCTCCAAGACGATGACTTTATTTTTAGAAGCCATGTAGAAGAGGCTTTAGGAATAATAGGTGATGAAGACGCTGTTGAACCTTTAATTGAAGCATTGAAAAATGATGATGTCAGCGTTAGAAAACACGCAGCAGGTGCTCTGGGAAAAATTGGAAGTAGGAAAGCTATTGAACCATTAAAAGAAGCTTTAAAGGATAAAAGATGGTATGTAAGATTGCAGATTGATGAAGCATTAAAGGAAATAGAATCCAGAGGAAAAAAATAA
- the feoB gene encoding ferrous iron transport protein B yields MVESPDNSSRILWDGKKHKYKQEHGKNKSRNHLTIALAGNANVGKSVIFNELTGSNQIVGNWPGKTIERAEGKLCFEGYDIDVIDLPGIYSFSTFSMEEIVSREYIAFEKPDIVINVVDAAVLERNLFFTMQLKEMEVPLIVCVNQIDIAKQKGIVIDTEKLQAALGVPVISTVAVRGEGLHKLMETATTFASSKPKESIIEYGAEVENRISKLKNLIESKKIDLGYPHRWIAIKLLENDPEIKKMVEKKSEEVIRTSYNLAREIEEIHNEPSFSVIASERYAISNIIAGGAQVQKDIKISFSERLDKLATDRVFGYVIAALVIGGLLMWTFVVGNFFSSLLTQAFGFFQPVDPQISGALVSILWNGAVGGLVAGITLIIPFVIPFYLMLSAIENSGILTRVAFMMDSAMHKIGLHGKALIPLILGYGCNVPAIDSTRILETRRERLLAAFAITFAPCAARTIVILGLVAVFVSVWWAIALYVIDLLLIFLLGKIALKLVPGETTGLIMEMHTFKVPTISVIAKQTWVRTKSLIYLVLPIYIFGTAFVQALYILGVLTPISNFLAPLTVGWLGLPVIAGVLLIFGAIRKEFILLMLVAFFGTNLALVLSPVQFIVLALVAMLYLPCASSIAVLAKEFGWKSAGMITLANFVTAILIGGIAFRILTPLFN; encoded by the coding sequence TTGGTTGAATCCCCTGATAATTCCTCTAGAATATTATGGGATGGTAAAAAACATAAGTATAAGCAAGAACATGGAAAAAATAAATCTCGTAATCATTTAACTATTGCACTTGCGGGAAATGCCAATGTAGGTAAAAGTGTTATTTTTAATGAACTTACAGGCTCAAATCAAATTGTGGGAAACTGGCCAGGTAAAACAATTGAAAGAGCAGAGGGAAAATTATGTTTTGAAGGTTATGATATTGATGTCATTGATTTACCTGGAATTTACTCTTTTTCAACGTTTTCAATGGAAGAAATTGTATCAAGAGAATACATAGCCTTTGAAAAACCAGATATTGTAATCAATGTCGTGGATGCAGCCGTATTAGAAAGAAATCTTTTCTTTACCATGCAATTAAAGGAAATGGAAGTCCCATTAATCGTTTGTGTTAATCAAATTGATATAGCAAAACAAAAAGGAATTGTTATTGACACTGAAAAGTTACAAGCAGCACTGGGAGTTCCAGTAATATCCACCGTAGCTGTTAGAGGGGAAGGCCTACATAAACTAATGGAAACAGCTACTACTTTTGCTTCAAGTAAACCCAAAGAATCTATAATAGAATACGGTGCTGAGGTAGAAAACAGAATATCTAAATTAAAAAATCTAATTGAATCAAAAAAAATAGATTTAGGGTATCCTCATAGATGGATTGCAATTAAATTACTTGAAAACGACCCTGAAATAAAAAAAATGGTTGAAAAGAAATCAGAAGAAGTAATACGGACATCTTATAATCTTGCAAGGGAAATTGAGGAAATTCATAATGAACCGTCTTTTTCTGTAATTGCATCAGAGCGATATGCTATTTCTAATATCATAGCTGGTGGTGCACAGGTTCAAAAAGATATTAAAATTTCATTTTCAGAGAGACTGGATAAATTAGCAACAGATAGAGTCTTTGGTTATGTAATAGCCGCCCTGGTAATAGGTGGATTGCTCATGTGGACATTTGTTGTTGGAAATTTCTTTTCAAGCTTACTTACACAAGCATTTGGATTTTTTCAACCAGTAGATCCACAAATAAGTGGCGCATTAGTCAGTATATTATGGAATGGAGCCGTAGGGGGTTTAGTTGCAGGTATAACTCTTATAATACCCTTTGTGATTCCCTTTTATTTAATGCTTAGCGCTATTGAAAATTCAGGAATTTTAACCAGAGTAGCATTTATGATGGATAGTGCAATGCACAAGATAGGTCTTCATGGAAAAGCATTAATCCCTCTAATTTTAGGCTATGGATGTAATGTGCCTGCAATTGATAGTACCAGAATACTTGAAACACGAAGAGAACGTTTACTTGCAGCTTTTGCCATTACATTTGCTCCATGTGCTGCTAGAACTATTGTAATTCTTGGTTTAGTGGCAGTTTTTGTAAGCGTATGGTGGGCCATCGCCCTTTATGTAATAGACCTATTACTCATATTTTTATTAGGTAAAATTGCTTTAAAATTAGTTCCGGGAGAAACTACAGGATTAATAATGGAAATGCATACATTTAAAGTTCCTACAATTTCAGTAATTGCTAAACAAACATGGGTCCGGACTAAATCATTAATATACCTTGTACTGCCAATTTATATATTTGGGACAGCATTTGTACAGGCACTTTATATTTTAGGCGTATTAACTCCTATAAGCAATTTTTTAGCACCTTTAACTGTAGGCTGGCTTGGACTTCCTGTAATTGCAGGTGTACTCTTAATTTTCGGTGCAATAAGAAAAGAATTCATATTGCTGATGTTAGTAGCATTTTTTGGTACAAATTTAGCTTTAGTTTTAAGTCCAGTTCAATTTATAGTCCTTGCCCTTGTAGCAATGCTTTATTTACCTTGTGCTTCCTCAATAGCAGTTTTAGCTAAAGAATTTGGATGGAAATCTGCAGGAATGATTACTTTAGCAAATTTTGTTACAGCAATACTAATTGGAGGAATCGCTTTTAGAATACTTACACCCCTATTCAATTGA
- a CDS encoding DtxR family transcriptional regulator — protein sequence MSGKELSENVEEYLEVIYKLSPKGKMVTTSQISEKLEIAPASVTQMLKKLSKKGYVTYSPYKGAVLTEEGLKIAKKVTRKHRLLERFLCDVLKIKKHKIHEQACEMEHSLSDDAERALCHLLEHPNKCPGDSVIPECDLKFTSCEECLKRKEDDIEEVGKRNENLIPILELKKDKKGKVSFIRGDYKIIRRLLDMGITMGAIINVIKVAPLGGPVEVAVRGSKLAIGHDIASNVFVEAIDEERC from the coding sequence ATGTCTGGAAAAGAACTAAGCGAAAATGTGGAAGAATACCTTGAAGTGATATACAAACTTAGCCCTAAGGGAAAAATGGTTACAACTTCCCAGATTTCAGAAAAATTAGAAATTGCACCAGCAAGTGTTACCCAAATGCTAAAAAAACTATCAAAAAAAGGTTATGTAACATATTCACCCTACAAAGGTGCAGTATTAACAGAGGAAGGTCTTAAAATAGCAAAAAAAGTAACTAGAAAACATAGATTACTTGAAAGGTTTTTATGTGATGTTTTAAAAATCAAAAAACATAAAATCCATGAACAAGCATGTGAAATGGAACATTCTTTATCTGATGATGCTGAAAGAGCATTATGTCATCTTTTAGAGCATCCCAATAAATGTCCAGGCGATAGCGTAATTCCGGAATGTGACTTAAAATTTACAAGCTGTGAAGAATGCCTAAAACGAAAAGAAGATGATATAGAAGAAGTTGGAAAACGAAATGAAAACTTAATTCCAATACTTGAACTTAAAAAAGATAAAAAAGGCAAAGTAAGCTTTATACGCGGCGATTATAAGATAATTAGAAGGCTTTTAGACATGGGAATCACCATGGGTGCTATTATAAATGTAATTAAAGTAGCTCCTCTGGGAGGCCCTGTAGAAGTTGCAGTTAGAGGATCTAAACTTGCAATTGGACATGATATAGCATCAAACGTTTTTGTTGAAGCTATTGATGAAGAGAGGTGCTGA
- a CDS encoding GMC family oxidoreductase: MKAIIVGSGAGGGTVAKELAKSGISVTVIEKGPITHIKKAYTHYNILNVGTEVSQTVCVGGTTLVTVGNAVRTCEELFKNLGIDLSSEFDEIDAELCVKTLPDSHFGDGTKKIMESAKSLGFEIEKMPKFIDPSLCKPCGKCAFGCSNDAKWTSMEFIEEAEKYGANIVENTPVTNIIVSGGEVKGVKSEDKIFEADIVVISAGAIETPRLLQKIGINAGENLFVDTFVTVGGMLKKIKFNKELPMNALIKFDDFIIGPHFSEVLVNKLQKFKARKKDVLGLMIKIKDEPSGRVTQNEVIKFNTAEDVALLAEGSAIAGSILVEAGVDPKTLVSTHARGAHPGGTAAIGDVVDKNLQTEIESLYVADASVFPEAPGAPPVLTIIALAKRLAKHIVNEKQ; this comes from the coding sequence ATGAAAGCAATAATTGTTGGATCAGGTGCAGGAGGAGGAACTGTTGCAAAGGAACTTGCTAAATCTGGAATTTCAGTCACAGTAATCGAAAAAGGCCCTATTACTCACATTAAGAAAGCATATACACATTATAATATATTAAATGTGGGAACTGAGGTATCACAAACTGTCTGTGTTGGTGGTACTACGCTTGTAACAGTAGGAAATGCGGTTAGAACATGTGAAGAACTTTTTAAAAATCTAGGAATCGATTTAAGTAGTGAATTTGATGAAATAGACGCAGAATTATGTGTAAAAACACTTCCGGACTCTCATTTTGGAGATGGGACAAAAAAAATAATGGAATCTGCTAAATCCCTTGGTTTTGAAATTGAAAAAATGCCAAAGTTCATAGATCCAAGTTTATGCAAACCATGCGGTAAATGTGCATTTGGATGTTCAAATGATGCAAAATGGACCAGTATGGAATTTATAGAAGAAGCAGAGAAATATGGTGCAAATATTGTAGAAAATACTCCTGTTACAAATATAATCGTTTCGGGTGGAGAAGTTAAAGGCGTAAAAAGCGAAGATAAAATATTTGAGGCAGATATTGTAGTTATATCGGCTGGTGCAATAGAAACACCACGATTACTGCAAAAAATAGGTATAAATGCCGGAGAAAACCTTTTTGTAGATACATTTGTTACTGTTGGCGGAATGTTGAAAAAAATAAAGTTTAATAAGGAATTACCGATGAACGCCCTTATAAAATTCGATGATTTTATTATAGGTCCTCATTTTTCAGAAGTTTTAGTAAATAAACTTCAAAAATTTAAAGCTCGAAAAAAAGATGTTTTAGGATTGATGATCAAGATAAAAGACGAACCTTCTGGCAGAGTCACTCAAAACGAGGTAATTAAATTCAATACTGCAGAAGATGTTGCTCTTTTAGCGGAAGGCTCAGCAATTGCAGGTTCTATATTAGTTGAAGCTGGAGTAGATCCAAAAACACTTGTATCTACTCATGCAAGAGGAGCTCATCCTGGTGGAACGGCCGCAATTGGAGATGTAGTGGATAAAAACCTTCAAACAGAGATTGAATCTCTTTATGTAGCTGATGCAAGCGTATTTCCTGAAGCTCCAGGTGCGCCACCTGTACTTACTATTATTGCTTTGGCTAAAAGGCTTGCTAAGCATATTGTTAATGAAAAACAATGA
- a CDS encoding tautomerase family protein — protein sequence MPLVKIEIRKGKSAEHKKAILDGVHDALVKSIKIPDHDRFQRLYELNNENFESPPNKTDNVTLIEITMFKGRTMSAKKDLYKAIVDNLAKNPGIDGDDIVIILIEPPLENWGIRGGKPANEVDLGFNINV from the coding sequence ATGCCATTGGTTAAAATAGAAATTAGAAAAGGAAAATCAGCTGAACATAAAAAAGCAATACTTGATGGAGTTCATGATGCACTTGTAAAATCAATTAAAATACCTGATCATGACCGGTTTCAAAGGCTCTATGAACTGAATAATGAAAACTTTGAATCTCCACCTAATAAAACAGATAATGTAACCTTAATTGAGATTACAATGTTTAAGGGTAGAACTATGAGTGCTAAAAAGGATCTTTATAAAGCAATTGTTGATAACTTAGCCAAAAATCCAGGTATTGATGGAGATGACATAGTAATAATCTTAATAGAACCTCCTTTAGAAAATTGGGGAATTAGAGGTGGAAAACCTGCTAATGAAGTTGATTTAGGGTTTAATATAAATGTTTAA
- a CDS encoding acetate uptake transporter, protein MTEKNEDGSVIIRDMTANPAPLGLIAFGLTTVLLNFANAGFFPVNSMILAMGIAYGGTAQVIACAMEYKKGNTFATVAFGSFGLFWWSLVLLLILPKLGLADKTDPMAMAAYLIMWGIFTLGMFVGTLKLNRGLQVVFATLTILFFLLAIGDITGSLAIKTIAGYEGILTGASAIYVGLAEVINEVYGRKVLPI, encoded by the coding sequence ATGACTGAAAAAAATGAGGATGGATCAGTAATAATAAGGGATATGACGGCTAATCCTGCACCTTTGGGACTTATAGCATTTGGACTGACAACAGTCCTGTTAAATTTTGCTAATGCAGGGTTTTTCCCCGTAAACAGTATGATATTAGCAATGGGAATAGCATATGGGGGAACAGCTCAAGTAATTGCATGTGCCATGGAATACAAAAAAGGCAATACATTTGCAACAGTTGCATTTGGTTCATTTGGACTTTTCTGGTGGTCTTTAGTGTTACTACTTATACTGCCAAAATTAGGTCTTGCAGATAAAACTGATCCAATGGCAATGGCCGCATACTTAATCATGTGGGGAATATTCACATTAGGAATGTTTGTTGGAACTTTAAAACTTAACCGTGGATTACAAGTCGTATTCGCGACATTGACAATACTGTTTTTCCTATTAGCCATAGGAGACATAACTGGAAGTTTAGCAATAAAAACTATCGCTGGTTATGAAGGAATATTAACAGGAGCCAGTGCAATATATGTTGGACTTGCAGAAGTTATAAACGAAGTCTACGGGCGAAAAGTTTTACCAATATAA
- the acs gene encoding acetate--CoA ligase, with amino-acid sequence MTYDTDVLLEEKRIFKPNKEVVERAHIKNWEAELEKGKDIEKYWAEKAEQFVWFKKWDKILDESNKPFYKWFVGGKINLAYNAVDRWIHTDKRNQVAILYVNERGDEKKITYYELYREVNKLSNALKNLGVKKGDKVSTYLPMCPELIITLLACTKIGAIHSVVYSGLSVGAFVERINDARAKILITADGTYRRGKIIDLKKISDEAILQCPTVETVIVVKHTDIPIEMSDLSGKEIFYERIIEGEPAEFEAEQMDAEDPLFILYTSGSTGKPKGVLHTTAGYMVGVATTLKNVFDIHDGDLWWCTADIGWITGHSYVLYGPLLLGSTTVVYEGAPDYPNPGIWWQIVEKYGVTKFYTAPTAIRHLMRFGNKYPNMYNLSSLKILGTVGEPINPEAWIWYYKNVGQENCPIMDTWWQTETGMHMISPIPSSPLKPGSATKPLPGIDADVVDSDGNPVPLGKGGYLAIKKPWPAMFRTLYEDEERFVDVYWKEFPKCVYRAGDIVRKDEDGYFWIQGRSDDVLKIAGHRIGTSEVESAFVSHPAVVEAAVIGKADPIKGEVIKAFLILKEGNKLKTKLIEELKKHIRYELGPVAVLGEITQVESLPKTRSGKIMRRILRARERGEEIGDTSTLEE; translated from the coding sequence ATGACATACGATACAGATGTCTTGTTAGAAGAAAAAAGAATCTTTAAGCCGAATAAAGAAGTAGTTGAAAGAGCCCATATAAAAAATTGGGAAGCAGAACTTGAAAAAGGAAAGGATATTGAGAAATACTGGGCTGAAAAGGCAGAGCAATTCGTATGGTTTAAAAAATGGGATAAAATACTTGATGAAAGCAATAAACCCTTTTATAAATGGTTTGTTGGAGGTAAAATTAATTTAGCTTACAATGCAGTTGATAGATGGATTCATACTGATAAAAGAAATCAAGTGGCAATTTTATATGTAAACGAACGAGGTGATGAAAAAAAAATCACCTATTACGAGTTATATAGGGAAGTAAACAAATTATCAAATGCCCTTAAAAATTTAGGGGTTAAAAAAGGAGATAAAGTATCAACTTACCTTCCAATGTGTCCAGAACTAATAATTACATTACTTGCATGCACAAAAATAGGTGCAATTCACAGTGTTGTCTATTCTGGCTTAAGTGTAGGTGCATTTGTGGAAAGAATAAATGATGCTAGAGCAAAAATCCTTATTACTGCAGACGGTACTTATAGAAGAGGTAAAATCATTGATTTAAAGAAAATTTCAGACGAAGCAATATTACAATGCCCTACAGTTGAAACAGTGATAGTTGTAAAACATACAGATATTCCCATAGAAATGTCTGATTTAAGTGGAAAAGAAATATTCTATGAAAGAATTATAGAAGGAGAGCCAGCAGAATTTGAAGCCGAACAAATGGATGCAGAAGATCCTTTATTTATATTATATACTTCAGGAAGTACAGGAAAACCTAAAGGAGTTTTACATACAACTGCCGGATACATGGTAGGAGTGGCTACAACACTAAAAAACGTTTTTGATATACATGATGGAGACCTTTGGTGGTGTACAGCAGACATTGGATGGATTACAGGACACAGTTATGTGCTCTACGGCCCCCTTCTTCTAGGTTCAACAACCGTTGTATATGAAGGAGCTCCAGATTACCCAAATCCGGGAATATGGTGGCAAATAGTAGAAAAATATGGAGTTACTAAGTTTTACACAGCTCCAACAGCCATAAGGCATTTGATGAGGTTTGGAAATAAATATCCAAATATGTATAACCTTTCATCTTTGAAAATATTGGGAACTGTAGGAGAACCAATAAATCCAGAGGCATGGATATGGTATTATAAAAATGTAGGTCAAGAAAACTGTCCAATTATGGATACTTGGTGGCAGACAGAAACAGGAATGCACATGATTTCACCAATACCATCCTCTCCACTAAAACCAGGATCAGCCACAAAACCATTGCCAGGAATAGATGCTGATGTAGTAGATAGTGACGGTAATCCAGTGCCACTCGGAAAAGGAGGGTATTTAGCAATTAAAAAACCATGGCCAGCAATGTTTAGGACCCTATATGAAGATGAAGAGAGATTTGTCGATGTTTACTGGAAAGAATTCCCTAAATGCGTATATAGGGCAGGAGATATTGTAAGAAAAGATGAAGACGGTTACTTCTGGATTCAGGGAAGATCAGATGATGTACTAAAAATAGCAGGTCATAGAATAGGAACTTCTGAAGTTGAATCTGCATTTGTAAGCCACCCTGCAGTGGTAGAAGCTGCAGTTATAGGAAAAGCTGATCCCATAAAAGGAGAAGTAATCAAAGCATTCTTAATATTGAAAGAAGGCAATAAACTTAAAACTAAGCTAATTGAAGAATTAAAAAAGCACATAAGATATGAATTAGGGCCTGTAGCTGTTTTAGGTGAAATTACACAGGTTGAATCACTTCCAAAAACACGTTCAGGAAAAATAATGAGGAGAATATTAAGAGCAAGAGAAAGAGGAGAAGAAATAGGAGATACATCAACACTTGAAGAATAA
- a CDS encoding NUDIX domain-containing protein: MIEYVFGLAVRILLTDDDGKILILKRSTDSKTNSGKWELPGGKVDQGESFDHALIREVYEETKLKVALDHVVGVCQQNLPFIRAIHIVMSGKAVEGELTISPEHEGYAWVFFEDLQHYELADWLEDFVLRQINPNYNSDEDNGDKGTSETILNPLKGSIKSSMDKILGKH, from the coding sequence ATGATAGAATATGTTTTTGGTCTGGCAGTGAGGATTTTATTAACTGATGACGATGGTAAAATCCTAATTTTAAAGAGATCTACTGATTCTAAAACTAATTCTGGGAAATGGGAGCTTCCTGGAGGAAAAGTAGACCAGGGCGAATCTTTTGACCATGCACTTATAAGGGAAGTATATGAAGAAACAAAGCTAAAAGTTGCCTTAGATCATGTTGTTGGGGTTTGCCAGCAGAATTTACCATTCATAAGAGCTATTCACATTGTAATGTCAGGTAAAGCAGTAGAAGGTGAACTTACTATAAGTCCAGAACATGAAGGTTACGCATGGGTATTTTTTGAAGACCTTCAGCATTATGAACTTGCGGATTGGCTTGAAGATTTTGTTTTAAGGCAAATAAATCCTAATTATAATTCTGATGAGGATAATGGTGATAAAGGAACATCTGAAACTATTTTAAATCCTTTGAAGGGTTCTATTAAATCATCTATGGATAAAATTTTAGGTAAACACTAA